In the genome of Drosophila pseudoobscura strain MV-25-SWS-2005 chromosome 3, UCI_Dpse_MV25, whole genome shotgun sequence, one region contains:
- the Tmtc3 gene encoding protein O-mannosyl-transferase Tmtc3 produces the protein MSMNPNPNPSTSPQLPIVQTAAAYAIPCNRNREREVVVRGSSSQRNLLEFVCICVACIACYYNSTQCGLVFDDISAIRDNKDLRPHTPLRNVFLNDFWGTPMRKEQSHKSYRPLTVMTFRFNYLLHALEPFGYHLVNLLLHLLVCLLWRRVCRLVLRQCAAVGSNAPSSSLNTCAFVASLLFAIHPVHTEAVTGVVGRAELLSSICFLAAFLSYAKSVGDSGCTRRTNWLGLFFCFGSCLSASMLCKEQGITIAGICVVYELFVVHQLRPLHLCNFVLRFFEEQPEQQSPKLGSVSGARRWSSSTLWKRLFFLGGITVALLAGRVYVMGSQLPIFTRFDNPASAADTPERQLTYGYLIYLNCWLLLCPSLLCCDWTMGTVPLLEGFSDARNVTTLCTFLALGALVAKACFTRNLAQSRTLLMCLGWMVLPFLPASNLFFPVGFVVAERILYMPSMGYCLLVAYGFEQLQRRWCLKWRIVGQVALGVLLLSHALKTHQRNRDWRTEYSLFMSGVHVNQRNAKLYNNVGHALENEGGYEEALLYFQEAVRIQTDDIGAHINVGRTLNNLKRYAEAEQAYVKAKALFPQAKPGVSYHARIAPNHLNVFINLANLIAKNQTRLEEADHLYRQAISMRSDYVQAYINRGDILMKLNRTAQAQEVYEQALLYDSENADIYYNLGVVFLEQGKSQQAQVYFNKAIELYPEHEQALLNSAILLQELGGEEARKVSRSRLYKVLAKDDHNEKVYFNLGMLAMDESSFEEAEQFFKRAIHLKSDFRSALFNLALLLADTKRPLDAVPFLNQLIRHHASHVKGLILLGDIYINHMKDLDAAEKCYRSILHYEPQNTQGLHNLCVVFVERKRLAKAAACLQYAQRLAPAEDYIGRHLQIVHSRLQKINKLPESAPERQLAYEDYEPHEFKLPQDRASPHKSRKRL, from the exons ATGTCAAtgaaccccaaccccaaccccagcaCCAGTCCGCAGTTGCCAATAGttcagacagcagcagcctaTGCTATACCATGCAACCGTAACCGGGAGAGAGAGGTGGTGGTTAGAGGTAGCTCCTCGCAGCGGAATCTGCTCGAGTTTGTGTGCATCTGCGTTGCGTGCATCGCCTGTTATTACAACAGCACCCAGTGCGGGCTCGTGTTTGACGACATCAGTGCGATAAGGGATAACAAGGACCTGCGGCCCCACACGCCACTGCGTAATGTGTTCCTTAACGATTTTTGGGGCACGCCGATGCGCAAAGAGCAGTCCCACAAGTCCTACCGACCGCTCACAGTGATGACGTTCCGCTTCAACTACTTGCTGCATGCACTGGAGCCGTTTGGCTACCATCTCGTCaacctgctgctgcacttgctgGTCTGCCTGCTGTGGCGTCGGGTCTGCCGGCTGGTGCTCCGGCAGTGTGCGGCCGTAGGCAGTAATGCACCGTCGTCCTCGCTCAACACATGCGCCTTTGTGGCCTCGCTGCTCTTTGCCATTCACCCGGTGCACACGGAGGCCGTTACTGGCGTCGTCGGCCGCGCTGAATTGCTCTCTTCCATCTGCTTCCTGGCCGCCTTTCTCAGCTACGCGAAGTCCGTCGGCGATTCCGGCTGCACTCGGCGCACCAATTGGCTGGGACTGTTCTTCTGCTTTGGCAGTTGCCTTTCGGCATCCATGCTGTGCAAGGAGCAGGGAATCACCATTGCCGGAATATGCGTCGTATACGAGCTGTTCGTCGTGCATCAACTGCGTCCGCTGCACTTGTGCAACTTTGTGCTGCGCTTCTTTGAGGAGCAGCCCGAGCAGCAGTCCCCCAAGCTGGGGAGTGTGTCGGGCGCTCGTCGCTGGTCGTCGTCGACTCTGTGGAAACGCTTGTTCTTTCTGGGCGGCATCACGGTGGCCCTTTTGGCAGGGCGTGTCTATGTGATGGGCTCACAGCTGCCCATTTTCACGCGCTTCGACAATCCAGCTTCGGCGGCAGATACGCCCGAACGTCAGCTCACCTACGGCTACCTCATCTACCTAAATTGCTGGCTTCTCCTGTGCccctctctgctctgctgtgacTGGACCATGG GCACTGTTCCGCTGCTGGAGGGATTCTCGGATGCTCGCAACGTGACCACTCTGTGCACCTTCCTGGCCCTGGGAGCGCTGGTGGCCAAAGCCTGCTTCACCCGCAATCTGGCCCAATCACGCACGCTGCTCATGTGCCTCGGGTGGATGGTGCTGCCCTTTCTGCCGGCCTCCAATCTGTTCTTTCCGGTCGGTTTTGTGGTGGCCGAACGCATTCTCTATATGCCATCGATGGGCTACTGCCTGCTGGTGGCCTACGGCttcgagcagctgcagcgacgTTGGTGCCTCAAATGGAGAATCGTGGGGCAGGTGGCACTCGGCGTTTTACTGCTTTCCCACGCCCTGAAGACCCATCAACGTAATCGGGACTGGCGGACGGAGTACTCTCTGTTCATGTCCGGCGTGCACGTGAATCAGCGCAATGCCAAGCTGTACAACAATGTGGGACACGCCCTCGAGAACGAGGGAGGGTACGAGGAGGCCCTGCTCTACTTTCAGGAGGCGGTGCGCATTCAAACGGACGATATTGGTGCCCACATCAATGTTGGGCGCACGTTAAATAACCTCAAGCGGtacgcagaggcagagcaggcTTACGTGAAGGCCAAGGCTCTCTTTCCGCAGGCCAAGCCTGGAGTCAGCTATCATGCACGCATAGCCCCTAAtcatttaaatgttttcatcAACCTAGCGAATCTCATAGCCAAGAACCAGACACGGCTCGAGGAGGCCGACCATCTCTACCGCCAGGCCATCAGCATGAGGAGTGATTACGTTCAG GCCTACATCAACCGCGGCGATATTCTGATGAAGCTCAATCGCACAGCCCAGGCGCAGGAGGTGTACGAGCAGGCTCTACTGTATGACAGCGAGAACGCGGACATCTACTACAACCTGGGTGTGGTCTTTCTGGAGCAGGGCAAGAGCCAGCAGGCCCAGGTGTACTTCAACAAGGCCATCGAGCTGTACCCGGAGCACGAGCAGGCGCTTCTCAACTCGGCCATTCTGTTGCAGGAGCTGGGTGGCGAGGAGGCGCGTAAGGTGTCCCGCTCGCGCCTGTACAAGGTGCTGGCCAAGGATGATCACAACGAGAAAGTCTACTTCAATCTGGGCATGCTGGCCATGGACGAGTCGAGCTTCGAAGAGGCAGAGCAGTTCTTCAAGCGAGCCATCCACCTCAAGTCGGACTTTCGCAGTGCGCTCTTCAATCTGGCCCTCCTGCTGGCGGACACGAAGCGGCCCCTGGATGCAGTGCCGTTTCTCAACCAGCTAATACGCCATCACGCCTCGCACGTCAAGGGCCTCATCCTGCTGGGCGATATTTACATCAATCATATGAAGGATCTGGATGCGGCCGAGAAGTGCTATCGCAGCATCCTTCACTACGAGCCCCAGAATACCCAGGGCCTGCACAATCTGTGCGTGGTGTTTGTCGAGCGCAAGCGGCTGGCCAAGGCGGCCGCCTGCCTGCAATATGCCCAACGACTGGCTCCCGCCGAGGACTATATTGGTCGCCATCTGCAGATTGTCCATTCGAGACTGCAGAAAATCAACAAGTTACCTGAGTCGGCGCCAGAGCGGCAGCTCGCGTACGAGGACTACGAACCGCACGAGTTTAAGCTCCCCCAGGATCGCGCAAGCCCACACAAGTCTCGCAAACGATTATAG
- the mago gene encoding protein mago nashi: MSSEDFYLRYYVGHKGKFGHEFLEFEFRPDGKLRYANNSNYKNDTMIRKEAFVHQSVMEELKRIIIDSEIMQEDDLPWPPPDRVGRQELEIVIGDEHISFTTSKTGSLVDVNRSKDPEGLRCFYYLVQDLKCLVFSLIGLHFKIKPI; encoded by the exons ATGTCTTCCGAGGATTTCTATTTGCGCTATTACGTTGGACACAAGGGCAAGTTCGGACACGAGTTTCTCGAGTTCGAGTTCCGGCCGGACGGCAAGCTGCGCTACGCCAACAATTCCAACTACAAAAACGACACTATGATCCGCAAAGAAGCGTTTGTGCACCAGTCCGTCATGGAAGAGCTGAAACGTATCATAATTGACTCTGAGATAATGCAGGAAGACGATTTGCCCTGGCCGCCACCAGATCGCGTGGGTCGTCAG GAACTGGAGATTGTAATTGGCGACGAGCACATCTCGTTTACTACCTCAAAAACAGGCTCATTGGTGGACGTGAATCGTTCAAAGGACCCCGAGGGCTTGCGCTGCTTCTATTATCTGGTGCAAGATCTCAAGTGTTTGGTCTTCTCGCTCATCGGCCTGCACTTCAAGATCAAGCCCATATAA
- the LOC6898996 gene encoding uncharacterized protein, with amino-acid sequence MSRRNPWNTKYQYQCEYKSYPNNDYQGESGDYAPAQQQNRGQNSYSRGALCQETKYQVTVTKREFYTGPGDAKCLDGAGGSASHYPAVQQNGAAKSVSRAAARRERAYERRAQATVDAIDRELAKDPAYHKWISQERGEELQDWRYL; translated from the coding sequence ATGAGTCGCAGAAATCCATGGAACACCAAATATCAATACCAGTGCGAATACAAGTCATATCCCAACAATGACTATCAAGGCGAATCTGGAGATTATGCCCCTGCCCAGCAACAAAATAGGGGTCAAAACTCTTATTCGCGCGGAGCGCTTTGTCAGGAGACGAAGTATCAAGTCACGGTCACCAAACGCGAATTCTACACGGGTCCTGGAGACGCCAAGTGTCTTGACGGAGCAGGCGGGTCTGCCAGCCATTACCCAGCCGTCCAGCAAAACGGTGCCGCCAAATCGGTATCGCGTGCTGCCGCTCGCAGAGAGCGTGCCTATGAACGTCGGGCCCAGGCTACAGTTGATGCCATCGATCGGGAACTGGCCAAGGATCCCGCATACCACAAGTGGATAAGCCAAGAGCGTGGAGAAGAGTTGCAGGACTGGAGATATCTTTAG
- the Magi gene encoding membrane-associated guanylate kinase, WW and PDZ domain-containing protein 1 isoform X2: MDNSRAMKHFKQGFLENENLLQNTYYNGEAGDSSLGSECGGGDGNHEDPGDGLGPLPPKWETAYTERGELYFIDHNTGTSHWLDPRLSKYQKKSLEDCCEDELPYGWEKIEDSMYGMYFIDHVNRRTQYENPVLEAKRRAAEQRQQQQQQQQQQQHQQQQQLQLQQQQQQNQQQQHQQQEQRSKTPTAVDAEVEDEAPVKLLYKFTRNPAELQGQRINTTLLKSTRGLGFTIVGSDGSAGGDVEEFLQIKTVVPNGPAWLDGQLQTGDVLVYVNDTCVLGYTHHDMVNIFQSILPGERAALEVCRGYPLPFDPNDPNTEVVTTMAVAVAVDGRDSDKQRRLNMDGNYNFLDLSGEGAGKASGSGSGFILMKKPELYTFSIMKGAMGFGFTIADSACGQIVKKILDRSCCTQLMEGDVLLEINGINVRNKPHFYVVELLKECSQTTPTAVKIQRTPPDQPANPLSQLNQLNQVGNVAKLRKNFVGSGLFRSKTPTADLYSTQVKEVLPMRPKTPLVDTRRARVQTPSNEVDGGDAPSDETEARKPLQMHSQGKSNSSLQELDDIPFMDPYPKMVSRLSERLAEASLQADSGGGIYGLPPSMQPLPLPLTHHESCYCYDCQAQRYRPGYFVQPQHSTISGGSGQYSPLQAAHIQNERIQRRVNELLSDRRRVGFANLDPPQQQMQHSPSWRNGALLDASEDADQCELTEVTLERQALGFGFRIVGGTEEGSQVTVGHIVPGGAADQDQRIATGDEILSIDGINVLKSSHHKVVSLVGESGLRGQVTMILRRRRGPLLQQAPPLVSQMRRYPYDVIVSRHENEGFGFVIISSSNHYYGSTIGKLIPGSPADRCGELKVGDRIIAVNRIEIAGMSHGDVVNLIKESGLHVRLTIGCPLKQGGPSPGGSSAGLGSNTPLQASPSLLKAPSLPSHQQQQQLPQQNQQAIQQQHQQLQHQLHHQQQLEMPMSMPMPGQGGYVERPSNNIAATLALHQQQPQL, encoded by the exons AGAATCTCCTGCAGAACACGTACTACAACGGCGAGGCTGGTGACAGCAGTTTGGGCAGCGAGTGCGGTGGCGGAGATGGTAATCACGAGGATCCTGGCGACGGCCTGGGACCACTGCCTCCTAAATGGGAGACGGCATACACCGAACGTGGCGAACTGTACTTCATCGA CCACAACACTGGAACCTCCCACTGGCTGGATCCTCGCCTGTCCAAGTACCAGAAGAAGTCTCTGGAGGATTGCTGCGAGGACGAGCTGCCTTATGGCTGGGAAAAGATCGAGGACTCCATGTACGGCATGTACTTTATCGATCATGTGAATCGCAGGACGCAGTACGAGAACCCTGTTCTGGAAGCCAAGAGGAGGGCTGCAGAGcaacgtcagcagcagcaacagcaacaacaacaacagcaacatcagcagcagcagcagcttcagctccagcagcaacaacaacaaaaccagcagcagcagcatcagcagcaggagcagcgttCCAAGACTCCAACGGCGGTGGATGCAGAGGTTGAGGATGAAGCGCCAGTGAAACTGCTCTACAAGTTCACCCGCAATCCCGCAGAGTTGCAGGGCCAGCGCATCAACACCACCTTGCTAAAGTCCACCCGTGGCCTCGGTTTCACCATCGTTGGGAGCGATGGCAGTGCTGGCGGGGATGTGGAGGAGTTTCTGCAAATCAAGACCGTTGTGCCGAATGGTCCCGCCTGGTTGGATGGCCAGCTGCAGACGGGCGACGTCCTGGTCTATGTGAACGACACCTGCGTCCTGGGTTACACGCATCACGATATGGTCAACATATTCCAGTCGATACTGCCCGGAGAGAGGGCTGCCCTGGAGGTTTGTCGCGGCTATCCGCTGCCCTTCGATCCCAACGATCCCAACACGGAGGTGGTGACCACCATGGCCGTGGCCGTTGCTGTGGATGGACGTGACTCCGACAAGCAGCGGCGTCTCAACATGGATGGCAACTACAACTTTCTGGATCTGTCCGGCGAGGGGGCCGGCAAggcaagtggcagtggcagtggcttcATTCTGATGAAGAAGCCGGAACTGTACACCTTCTCCATCATGAAGGGAGCCATGGGCTTCGGATTCACCATTGCCGACTCCGCCTGCGGCCAGATCGTGAAGAAGATTCTCGATCGCAGCTGCTGCACCCAACTAATGGAAGGCGATGTGCTGCTGGAGATCAATGGAATCAACGTTCGGAACAAGCCACACTTCTATGTGGTCGAGCTACTCAAGGAGTGCAGCCAGACGACACCCACAGCAGTGAAGATCCAACGCACGCCCCCCGACCAGCCTGCCAACCCGCTCAGTCAGTTGAATCAGCTCAATCAGGTGGGGAACGTGGCCAAGTTGCGCAAGAACTTTGTGGGCAGCGGGCTCTTCCGCAGCAAGACCCCCACGGCAGACCTGTACAGCACCCAAGTCAAGGAAGTGCTGCCCATGCGGCCGAAGACTCCACTGGTGGACACACGACGTGCCAGGGTCCAGACGCCCAGCAATGAAGTGGACGGCGGTGACGCACCGTCGGACGAGACGGAGGCGAGAAAGCCCCTTCAGATGCACTCTCAGGGCAAGTCGAACAGCAGTCTGCAGGAGCTGGACGACATACCTTTCATGGATCCCTATCCCAAGATGGTCAGTCGGCTGAGCGAACGTCTGGCCGAGGCTTCACTTCAGGCGGATAGTGGAGGCGGCATCTATGGGCTGCCTCCCAGCATGCAGccattgccgctgccgctgacgcACCACGAGTCCTGCTACTGCTACGACTGCCAGGCCCAGCGCTACCGTCCGGGCTACTTTGTGCAGCCGCAGCACTCAACGATCTCGGGAGGAAGCGGCCAGTACTCGCCCCTGCAGGCGGCCCACATTCAGAACGAGCGGATACAGCGGCGTGTCAACGAGctgcttagcgatcggaggcGCGTGGGCTTTGCCAACCTCGATCCtccccagcagcagatgcagcaCTCGCCCAGCTGGCGCAACGGAGCCCTACTCGATGCCTCCGAGGACGCGGACCAGTGCGAGCTGACCGAGGTGACACTGGAGCGTCAGGCTCTGGGCTTTGGCTTCCGCATTGTCGGTGGCACCGAGGAGGGCTCTCAGGTGACCGTCGGCCACATTGTGCCGGGCGGGGCCGCAGATCAGGATCAGCGCATAGCCACCGGCGATGAGATACTCAGCATCGATGGCATCAATGTG CTAAAATCTTCGCATCACAAAGTCGTCTCATTGGTGGGTGAATCTGGTCTGCGTGGCCAGGTCACGATGATCCTGCGCCGACGACGGGGTCCACTTCTGCAGCAGGCTCCTCCGCTGGTATCGCAGATGCGACGGTATCCCTACGATGTTATTGTCAGCCGACATGAGAACGAGGGCTTTGGCTTCGTCATAATATCCTCATCGAATCATTATTACGGCTCGACCATAG GAAAACTGATTCCCGGCAGTCCAGCGGATCGTTGTGGGGAGCTCAAGGTGGGCGACCGCATTATAGCCGTGAATCGGATCGAAATAGCAGGCATGTCACACGGCGACGTTGTGAATCTCATCAAGGAGTCTGGTCTGCATGTGCGTCTCACCATCGGCTGTCCCCTGAAGCAAGGCGGCCCCAGTCCCGGTGGAAGCAGTGCTGGTCTGGGCAGCAATACACCGCTCCAAGCATCTCCCAGTCTGCTTAAAGCGCCATCACTGCCAtcacatcagcaacagcagcagctaccACAGCAAAATCAGCAAGCcatccagcagcaacatcagcagctgcagcatcagctccaccaccaacagcaacTGGAGATGCCCATGTCAATGCCCATGCCCGGACAAGGGGGCTACGTGGAGCGACCCAGCAACAATATTGCGGCCACTCTGGCCCtgcaccaacagcagccacaattATGA